Proteins from a single region of Aerococcus viridans:
- a CDS encoding dihydroorotase has protein sequence MSLIITNGKQVTKDSQLVDVHLKIDGKKIVAVSEQLDFDVADTDQVIDVAGKLVTPGLTDVHVHFRQPGFEDKETILTGSRAAARGGFTRVAAMPNLNPAPDTPEKLTAIQELIDQDAVIEVLQYAPITGNLKSDDLVDMENMPEAFAFTNDGFGVQTAGTMYLAMKEAARVGKPIVAHTEDESLLFGGVMHEGIKNKELGLPGILNATESSQIARDIHLAEETGVHYHVCHVSTKASVAAIRDGKARGVHVTAEVAPHHLILNELDIPSDDATYKMNPPLRGEEDQAALLEGLLDGTLDMIATDHAPHTLAEKANGFMHSPFGIVGIETAFAVMYTNFVKTGIISLAFLLEKMATAPTAVFGLTPAILAVDSPADIAVFDLDQAYTIDPADYLSKSQVTPFNGEEVYGMCALTVFQGEVVYEQK, from the coding sequence ATGAGCTTAATAATCACAAATGGTAAACAGGTTACAAAAGATAGTCAACTAGTAGACGTTCATTTAAAAATTGACGGCAAAAAGATTGTCGCAGTTAGCGAGCAATTAGATTTCGACGTTGCGGATACTGACCAGGTGATTGATGTGGCGGGGAAATTAGTCACACCAGGATTGACAGATGTCCATGTTCACTTCCGCCAACCAGGTTTTGAAGATAAAGAAACCATTTTAACTGGTAGTCGAGCAGCAGCTCGGGGTGGATTTACTCGCGTTGCAGCCATGCCTAACTTGAATCCAGCACCTGATACGCCAGAAAAATTAACAGCTATCCAAGAATTGATTGACCAAGATGCAGTTATTGAAGTCTTACAATATGCACCAATTACAGGTAACCTTAAATCAGATGACTTAGTCGACATGGAAAATATGCCAGAAGCCTTTGCCTTTACCAATGACGGGTTTGGGGTTCAAACAGCCGGCACTATGTACTTGGCTATGAAAGAAGCGGCACGTGTAGGTAAGCCAATCGTTGCCCATACGGAAGACGAAAGTCTATTGTTTGGTGGCGTGATGCATGAAGGGATTAAAAACAAGGAATTAGGCTTACCTGGTATATTGAACGCAACTGAATCAAGCCAAATTGCCCGTGATATCCATTTAGCGGAAGAAACTGGCGTTCATTACCACGTTTGTCATGTATCTACTAAAGCATCTGTTGCTGCAATTCGCGACGGCAAAGCACGCGGTGTACATGTAACAGCCGAAGTGGCACCTCATCACTTAATCTTAAATGAACTGGATATTCCTTCAGATGACGCAACATACAAGATGAACCCACCTTTACGCGGGGAAGAAGACCAAGCAGCTTTATTAGAAGGGCTTTTAGACGGGACTTTAGACATGATCGCAACTGACCACGCACCCCATACCTTAGCTGAAAAGGCGAACGGTTTTATGCATTCACCATTTGGGATTGTGGGTATTGAAACGGCTTTCGCAGTGATGTACACAAACTTTGTAAAAACTGGCATAATATCGCTAGCATTTTTATTAGAAAAAATGGCAACTGCACCGACAGCAGTTTTCGGTTTAACACCTGCTATACTCGCAGTTGACAGTCCAGCAGATATTGCCGTTTTCGACTTAGACCAAGCTTATACAATTGATCCTGCTGACTACTTGTCAAAATCACAAGTTACGCCATTCAACGGTGAAGAAGTGTACGGTATGTGTGCCTTGACCGTTTTCCAAGGGGAAGTTGTTTACGAGCAAAAATAA
- a CDS encoding aspartate carbamoyltransferase catalytic subunit, whose amino-acid sequence MRHFLSVEQFTNEEFMMLVRRASDFKHGRDSFKSDRTIVNMFFENSTRTKMSFEMAEHKIGMHQMNFDVTTSSVNKGESLYDSVLTMQAIGADVVVIRHPDANYPDQLVNLDVQVVNAGSGAGQHPSQSLLDIMTIYEEFGDFRDLNIAIIGDIMYSRVAVSNMMMLNQLGANVIFAGPDQYFDKRYEKYGEWMSVDDAVKRADVVMMLRVQLERHPNGDKPFEKADYHEQFGLTRERFQTMKDHAIIMHPAPVNRDVEIADELIECEKSRIVSQMSNGVYARIAILEWVLKGRYDELNNHKW is encoded by the coding sequence ATGCGACATTTCTTATCTGTAGAACAATTTACCAATGAAGAATTTATGATGTTAGTGAGGCGAGCGTCTGACTTTAAACATGGACGGGACAGCTTTAAGAGCGACCGAACGATCGTCAATATGTTCTTTGAAAATTCAACGCGAACTAAAATGAGTTTTGAGATGGCTGAACACAAAATTGGCATGCATCAGATGAATTTTGACGTAACAACGTCATCTGTTAATAAAGGGGAGTCTTTATACGACTCAGTCTTGACCATGCAAGCAATCGGGGCCGACGTTGTGGTTATCCGCCATCCTGACGCTAACTATCCTGACCAACTGGTTAACCTTGATGTGCAGGTGGTTAACGCGGGTTCAGGAGCAGGTCAACATCCATCCCAATCTTTACTTGATATTATGACTATTTACGAAGAATTCGGTGATTTTAGAGACCTAAATATCGCTATTATTGGTGATATCATGTACTCAAGGGTAGCCGTTTCTAATATGATGATGCTAAATCAACTAGGGGCGAATGTCATTTTTGCTGGGCCAGACCAATACTTTGATAAGCGTTATGAAAAATATGGTGAGTGGATGTCAGTTGACGACGCTGTGAAAAGGGCTGATGTCGTGATGATGTTGAGGGTTCAATTGGAACGCCATCCAAACGGGGACAAGCCTTTTGAAAAGGCAGACTACCATGAACAATTCGGTTTAACGCGTGAACGATTCCAAACCATGAAAGACCACGCCATTATCATGCACCCAGCACCAGTTAACCGGGACGTGGAAATTGCGGATGAATTGATCGAATGCGAGAAGAGTCGGATTGTTTCACAAATGTCCAACGGGGTATATGCGCGTATTGCAATTTTGGAATGGGTATTGAAAGGAAGATATGATGAGCTTAATAATCACAAATGGTAA
- the pyrR gene encoding bifunctional pyr operon transcriptional regulator/uracil phosphoribosyltransferase PyrR, translating to MVKVIMNEKEISRALTRLSHEIIERYKGIDNLVLVGIETRGVPLAERLAAKIEEIEGAISVEKINIDGYRDDAKEAIQVAKSGTDLTGKKVILVDDVLYTGRTTRAALDACVDLGRPAEIALAVLVDRGHREFPIRADFVGKNIPTAREEDVVVALNEVDDKDEVLIK from the coding sequence ATGGTAAAAGTGATTATGAATGAAAAAGAAATTAGCCGTGCTTTAACACGTTTATCTCATGAAATTATTGAACGTTATAAAGGGATCGATAATTTAGTACTAGTGGGGATTGAAACGAGAGGGGTCCCCTTAGCTGAACGTCTAGCTGCTAAGATTGAAGAAATCGAAGGCGCTATTTCTGTCGAAAAAATCAATATCGATGGTTACCGCGATGACGCAAAAGAAGCTATTCAAGTGGCAAAAAGTGGGACAGATTTAACGGGTAAAAAAGTCATCTTAGTAGATGATGTTTTATATACTGGCCGTACAACGCGCGCTGCTTTAGATGCTTGTGTTGACCTAGGTCGTCCAGCTGAGATTGCCTTAGCAGTTTTAGTTGATCGTGGACATAGAGAATTCCCAATCCGTGCAGATTTTGTCGGGAAAAATATCCCAACTGCTCGCGAAGAAGATGTGGTTGTGGCTTTAAATGAAGTAGATGATAAAGACGAGGTTTTAATTAAATAG
- a CDS encoding RDD family protein: MFKRRRKAKDNLESVELPKLNERLYEGSVETDFKEKRRERKIKSLQASPQEIFSNYRRNLESDIASGYARNLYGGFWIRLVAFLIDLLMVYALRLLVTGVLNAVTQGTYSTLPAAATFLVDQFVLIAYFTLSTFFTNGQTIGKGLLGLQVVTNKQYKLSFMTCLVREGLGKVILTTIPFLGLMVVFSNKRQNFMDYFTDTNVISLGQFAMLFEENAI; this comes from the coding sequence ATGTTTAAACGTCGTAGAAAAGCTAAGGACAATCTAGAAAGTGTTGAATTGCCAAAGCTAAATGAACGTCTTTATGAAGGGTCAGTTGAAACAGATTTTAAAGAAAAACGTCGCGAACGAAAGATTAAATCTTTGCAGGCTTCGCCGCAAGAAATCTTTTCAAATTATCGCCGTAACCTAGAATCAGATATTGCTTCAGGCTATGCTCGTAATCTATATGGCGGTTTCTGGATTCGTTTGGTTGCCTTCTTAATCGATTTACTGATGGTATATGCCCTACGTTTACTAGTTACAGGTGTTTTAAATGCAGTAACACAAGGTACTTATAGCACATTACCAGCTGCAGCAACTTTCCTAGTCGATCAATTTGTCTTAATTGCCTACTTTACCTTGTCAACATTCTTTACCAATGGCCAAACGATTGGCAAAGGTTTATTAGGTCTTCAAGTTGTAACCAACAAACAATACAAGTTATCTTTTATGACTTGTCTGGTTCGTGAAGGTTTAGGAAAAGTCATTTTAACGACAATTCCGTTTTTAGGTTTGATGGTTGTCTTCTCAAACAAACGTCAAAATTTCATGGATTACTTTACAGATACAAATGTCATTTCACTAGGACAATTTGCCATGTTATTTGAAGAAAACGCGATTTAA
- the sppA gene encoding signal peptide peptidase SppA, which yields MSKKSWILAIVAVIILALGAFGSQLTSQTNINNLLSEGSNAFSSAQNIIEAGDANRQVAVLEVDGTIADNSGSGSFSEGMDYQGILDSIEEIKENDDVQALLLTVNSPGGGVYESTELYNALLDLKESREIPIYVSMGQMAASGGYMISMVGDQIYTDSETTTGSIGVIIQVPNFSGFMEEHGLSMDTYKSGALKDMGSSFRGASDEEKDVLNSFIQEKYSRFVEIVANGRGMSTDDVKKLADGRIYSGSQAVENGLADQIGYEEDALAALRADNNLETATVMNYTPTSATSWMTDFMSLLAEKNLFTGQSETNTADEMTQILEVLEDTSTPQFYYMYGGE from the coding sequence ATGAGTAAAAAATCATGGATATTAGCAATTGTTGCTGTTATTATCCTCGCACTGGGTGCTTTTGGTAGCCAATTGACTAGCCAAACCAATATCAATAATTTGCTTTCTGAAGGATCAAATGCCTTTTCAAGCGCGCAAAATATTATTGAAGCAGGGGACGCAAACCGTCAGGTAGCGGTGTTAGAAGTCGATGGAACGATTGCGGACAACTCTGGGTCAGGTTCTTTTTCTGAAGGGATGGATTACCAAGGTATCCTGGATTCTATTGAAGAAATTAAAGAAAATGATGACGTTCAAGCACTATTATTAACCGTCAATTCACCAGGTGGTGGGGTATACGAAAGTACAGAATTATATAATGCCTTACTTGATTTAAAAGAAAGCCGTGAAATCCCAATTTATGTTTCTATGGGGCAAATGGCTGCTTCAGGTGGTTATATGATTTCAATGGTTGGTGACCAAATCTATACGGATAGTGAAACAACTACTGGTTCAATTGGTGTCATCATACAAGTGCCGAACTTCTCAGGCTTTATGGAAGAGCATGGGTTATCTATGGATACCTATAAATCAGGCGCATTGAAAGATATGGGTTCATCATTTAGAGGCGCTTCTGATGAAGAAAAAGACGTCTTAAATTCTTTCATTCAAGAGAAATACAGCCGTTTTGTCGAAATCGTAGCAAATGGTCGCGGTATGTCAACTGATGACGTGAAAAAATTAGCTGATGGCCGTATTTATTCAGGAAGTCAAGCCGTGGAAAATGGCTTAGCTGACCAAATTGGCTATGAGGAAGATGCTTTAGCAGCCTTAAGAGCTGACAACAACCTTGAAACAGCTACCGTTATGAACTATACACCTACATCTGCTACCTCATGGATGACTGATTTTATGTCACTATTAGCTGAGAAAAACTTATTTACTGGTCAATCAGAAACCAATACAGCGGATGAGATGACGCAAATTTTAGAGGTTTTAGAAGATACCTCAACACCTCAATTCTATTACATGTACGGAGGTGAATAA
- the aspS gene encoding aspartate--tRNA ligase, giving the protein MMQRSVYCGNVSNEFVGQTVTLKGWVQKRRDLGGVIFVDLRDREGIVQAVFNVENLGNQFAEAERLRSEYVIEVTGEVVLRGEGLANPKIKTGDIEVMVSDLTILNISKTPPFPVEDDIDVNDEIRMKYRYVDLRRPKMANNMKLRHQVVSTIHRYLDDQEFIEVETPYLTKSTPEGARDYLVPSRVHPGEFYALPQSPQLFKQLLMSAGMDRYYQVVRCFRDEDLRGDRQPEFTQIDLETTFLTQEEIRDLVEGMLKTVVKRTKNIDITENFPIITYDDAMARYGNDKPDTRFGLELVEISDIVDQYEFKVFNQAIEKGGIVKAINIKGAGDNYSRKDLDNLTPFASTYGAKGVAWIKVTDEGLSGPIGKFFKDNPAPLMDRLQAETGDVLVFVADKESVVNQSLSEIRLKFGRELDLMDKNQFNFLWVTNWPLLEYDEDTKRFNAMHHPFTMPNEEDVDKLAENPEDVYAQAYDIVLNGYEIGGGSLRIYQKEMQMQMFKALGFTEESATSQFGFLLNALDYGFPPHGGLALGLDRLVMLLAGEENIREVIAFPKNGRAFDPLTEAPSQVSEQQLEELSLSVTTIDFD; this is encoded by the coding sequence ATAATGCAACGTAGTGTGTATTGTGGAAATGTGTCTAACGAATTCGTTGGACAAACTGTAACATTAAAAGGATGGGTACAAAAACGTCGTGACCTAGGTGGGGTAATCTTTGTTGATTTACGCGACCGCGAGGGTATCGTTCAAGCTGTATTCAACGTTGAAAACTTAGGCAACCAATTCGCTGAGGCTGAACGTTTACGTTCTGAGTACGTGATTGAGGTAACTGGTGAAGTTGTTTTACGTGGTGAAGGATTAGCGAACCCAAAAATTAAAACTGGGGACATTGAAGTAATGGTTTCTGATTTAACAATCTTAAACATTTCAAAAACACCACCATTCCCAGTTGAAGATGACATTGATGTAAACGACGAAATTCGTATGAAATACCGTTACGTAGATTTACGTCGTCCAAAAATGGCGAACAACATGAAATTACGTCATCAAGTAGTATCAACAATCCATCGTTACTTAGATGATCAAGAATTTATCGAAGTAGAAACACCTTACTTAACAAAATCTACGCCAGAGGGTGCGCGTGACTACTTAGTACCATCTCGTGTACATCCAGGTGAATTCTATGCATTACCGCAATCTCCACAATTATTTAAACAATTGTTGATGTCTGCCGGTATGGACCGTTACTACCAAGTTGTTCGTTGTTTCCGTGATGAAGATTTACGTGGAGACCGTCAACCAGAATTTACGCAAATCGATTTAGAAACAACTTTCCTAACACAAGAAGAAATTCGTGATTTAGTTGAAGGTATGTTGAAAACAGTTGTGAAACGCACTAAAAACATTGATATCACTGAAAACTTCCCAATCATTACTTATGACGATGCAATGGCACGTTACGGTAACGACAAGCCAGATACTCGTTTTGGTTTAGAATTAGTGGAAATTTCTGATATCGTTGACCAATATGAATTTAAAGTATTCAACCAAGCAATTGAAAAAGGTGGCATCGTTAAAGCTATCAATATCAAAGGTGCTGGTGACAATTACTCTCGTAAAGACTTGGATAACTTAACACCATTTGCTTCTACATACGGTGCTAAAGGTGTGGCTTGGATTAAAGTGACTGACGAAGGTTTATCTGGTCCAATTGGTAAATTCTTTAAAGACAATCCTGCACCATTAATGGACCGTTTACAAGCTGAAACTGGTGACGTCTTAGTATTCGTTGCAGATAAAGAGTCAGTTGTAAACCAATCATTATCTGAAATCCGTTTGAAATTCGGTCGCGAATTAGACTTAATGGACAAAAACCAATTCAACTTCCTATGGGTAACAAACTGGCCGTTACTTGAGTATGATGAAGATACAAAACGCTTCAACGCAATGCATCACCCATTCACTATGCCTAACGAGGAAGACGTGGATAAATTAGCTGAAAACCCAGAAGACGTATACGCGCAAGCTTACGATATCGTTTTAAATGGTTACGAAATCGGTGGCGGATCATTACGTATCTACCAAAAAGAAATGCAAATGCAAATGTTCAAAGCTTTAGGCTTTACAGAAGAATCTGCAACTTCTCAGTTCGGTTTCCTATTAAATGCTTTAGACTACGGTTTCCCACCACACGGCGGATTAGCTTTAGGTCTAGACCGTTTAGTAATGTTATTAGCTGGTGAAGAAAACATCCGTGAAGTGATTGCCTTCCCTAAAAATGGTCGTGCATTTGACCCACTAACAGAAGCACCAAGCCAAGTATCAGAACAACAATTAGAAGAATTATCACTATCAGTCACTACAATTGATTTTGATTAA
- the hisS gene encoding histidine--tRNA ligase, with product MVIQRPKGTADILPEDMNLWHYIEETARRILNQYRYFEIRTPMFESYELFSRGVGETTDVVSKEMYDFYDKGDRHIALKPEGTAPIVRAYVENKLYAPEQVKPYKVYYMGPMFRYERPQSGRLRQFHQIGVEVFGEANAAKDVETIALAMDLFKSLNIQHIKLVINSLGDTSSRLAYRQALIDYLTPFTDELSEDSKTRLHKNPLRVLDSKDKKDIEMVANAPSILDYLSEESTKRFNEVQSLLTALGIEFEIDPNMVRGLDYYQDTIFEIMSEDKVFGAQSTICGGGNYDGLVQEISDGKESAPGFGFGLGIERLILLMKAQEVQVPAMHELDVYVVNIGDGTDEAAMKVLQHVRHAGFSADRNFSGAKPKKQFRDANKLGADLVVTIGESELENNQITIKHMVSGKEAAYPLEKFADDFASIYQELNQ from the coding sequence ATTGTGATTCAACGACCAAAAGGGACTGCAGACATCTTACCTGAAGATATGAATCTATGGCATTATATTGAAGAAACTGCCAGAAGAATTCTAAACCAATATCGTTATTTTGAGATTCGTACACCCATGTTTGAAAGTTATGAATTATTTTCCCGTGGTGTAGGAGAAACAACAGATGTAGTGTCTAAAGAAATGTATGACTTTTATGACAAGGGTGACCGTCATATTGCCTTGAAACCAGAGGGGACAGCACCAATCGTCCGGGCATATGTGGAAAATAAATTATACGCACCTGAACAGGTGAAACCTTATAAAGTTTATTATATGGGACCAATGTTCCGTTATGAAAGACCACAAAGCGGCCGTTTACGCCAATTCCACCAAATTGGGGTTGAAGTATTTGGGGAAGCAAATGCTGCCAAAGATGTAGAAACGATTGCTTTAGCAATGGATCTATTTAAATCGCTAAATATCCAACATATCAAGCTAGTGATCAATTCATTAGGGGACACCAGTTCGCGACTTGCTTACCGCCAAGCTCTAATAGACTATCTAACACCATTTACGGATGAATTATCTGAAGATTCGAAAACACGTCTACATAAAAATCCGTTACGTGTATTGGATTCAAAAGATAAAAAAGATATCGAAATGGTGGCCAATGCGCCATCAATCTTAGATTACCTTTCTGAAGAATCAACTAAACGATTTAATGAAGTGCAATCTTTATTGACAGCCTTAGGTATTGAATTTGAAATCGATCCAAATATGGTACGTGGTTTAGACTACTATCAAGACACAATCTTTGAAATCATGTCTGAAGACAAAGTCTTTGGTGCCCAATCAACAATTTGTGGTGGGGGTAACTATGATGGTCTAGTTCAAGAGATTTCAGATGGTAAAGAATCTGCTCCAGGCTTTGGTTTCGGTTTAGGAATCGAGCGTTTAATCTTATTGATGAAGGCGCAAGAAGTCCAAGTACCAGCCATGCATGAACTTGACGTTTATGTAGTGAATATCGGAGACGGTACGGATGAAGCAGCAATGAAAGTCTTGCAACATGTTCGTCATGCTGGTTTTTCAGCTGACCGAAACTTCTCGGGTGCCAAACCTAAAAAACAATTTAGAGATGCCAATAAACTAGGTGCAGACTTGGTTGTTACTATTGGGGAATCTGAATTGGAAAATAACCAAATTACTATCAAACACATGGTCTCTGGTAAAGAAGCAGCCTACCCGCTAGAAAAATTTGCGGATGATTTTGCTAGCATTTACCAAGAGTTAAACCAATAA
- a CDS encoding N-acetylmuramoyl-L-alanine amidase yields MTDHSENHFQQNKVVYLLYLIFVTGIVGFSSLQLYQYNKASYKELSTNVVNLREGPGITYDIKDQLDGSNPYRILRQENNWYYVLLDNNEVGWIPTWLADNQDIDSSDFIATTLVDDIQIYEENTEDATVLTSAEKNSKYQILHQADGWAQIQLSGEIGWVKQTGIDVTPGTIAYDEHTEITEEEQSTYDVFLSDYDFTVKATADGVNIRSEANKDSEILAKGALNEQFAYLGQENEYYHVRSVDGTEGYIVNWLSESDSTAMADKAKAAEATSTLAGRTIVLDPGHGGIDPGAVTDGLYEKEVTLQTALTVKEKLEAAGVNVILTRDDDSDVALADIPYTANQADADLLISFHYDAIESTGASGTTAYYYGDDSIPVAQEIQAQLMEQLPLESNGVKFGDFQVIRELAGEGVLLELGYMSTPSDVAIFSQEEYWNQVADAIYNALVIYYQ; encoded by the coding sequence TTGACAGATCATTCTGAGAACCACTTCCAACAAAATAAAGTAGTCTACCTACTCTACCTTATTTTTGTAACAGGAATCGTTGGTTTCTCCTCATTACAATTATATCAATACAACAAAGCATCCTATAAAGAACTATCTACCAATGTTGTCAACCTTCGTGAAGGACCTGGGATAACTTATGATATTAAAGACCAACTTGACGGCAGTAATCCTTATCGAATACTTAGACAAGAAAATAATTGGTACTATGTCCTACTTGATAACAATGAAGTAGGTTGGATACCAACTTGGTTAGCTGATAACCAAGATATCGATTCCTCTGATTTCATTGCCACAACCTTAGTAGATGATATTCAAATCTACGAAGAAAACACAGAGGACGCAACAGTCTTAACATCTGCAGAAAAGAATTCAAAATACCAAATCTTACACCAAGCGGATGGTTGGGCTCAAATTCAACTTTCTGGTGAAATTGGTTGGGTGAAACAAACAGGAATCGATGTGACACCAGGAACAATTGCCTACGATGAGCATACTGAAATCACAGAAGAAGAACAATCCACTTACGATGTATTCCTATCTGATTATGACTTTACTGTCAAGGCAACTGCAGATGGGGTAAATATACGTAGCGAAGCCAATAAAGACTCTGAAATCTTAGCCAAAGGTGCCCTAAACGAACAATTTGCCTACCTTGGTCAAGAAAATGAATACTACCATGTTCGTTCAGTCGATGGTACTGAGGGTTATATCGTTAACTGGTTATCAGAAAGTGATTCAACTGCTATGGCGGATAAGGCAAAAGCGGCGGAAGCAACCAGTACATTAGCTGGCCGTACCATAGTATTAGACCCAGGTCACGGTGGTATCGATCCAGGTGCTGTAACAGACGGTCTATATGAAAAAGAAGTCACCTTACAAACTGCTCTAACCGTTAAGGAAAAACTTGAAGCAGCAGGCGTAAATGTGATTTTAACTCGAGATGATGATTCAGATGTTGCTTTAGCTGATATTCCATATACAGCCAATCAGGCAGATGCTGACCTATTGATTTCCTTCCACTATGATGCAATTGAATCAACAGGTGCATCCGGCACAACAGCTTACTACTACGGCGACGATTCCATCCCAGTAGCCCAAGAGATTCAAGCCCAATTAATGGAACAATTGCCATTAGAATCTAACGGCGTTAAATTCGGTGACTTCCAAGTCATCCGGGAATTAGCCGGCGAAGGTGTCCTACTAGAACTTGGATACATGTCAACACCAAGTGACGTGGCCATATTCAGTCAAGAAGAATACTGGAACCAAGTTGCCGACGCCATATACAACGCTTTAGTGATATACTATCAATAA
- the dtd gene encoding D-aminoacyl-tRNA deacylase, whose product MRIIVQRVSQANVAIDEKVVGEINKGFVLLVGVHDEDTVETVAYMARKIANMRIFADEDDKLNLNIDQVSGEILSISQFTLYARTKKGNRPSFIDAAKPDHGDRMYQLLNETLRNEYGLKVAEGEFGADMQVSLINDGPVTIILDSDEA is encoded by the coding sequence ATGCGAATTATCGTGCAAAGAGTTAGCCAAGCTAACGTTGCCATTGATGAAAAAGTTGTTGGTGAAATTAATAAAGGGTTCGTGCTTCTAGTAGGTGTTCATGATGAAGACACGGTGGAGACGGTGGCATATATGGCTAGAAAGATTGCTAATATGCGGATTTTCGCTGACGAGGATGATAAATTGAACCTAAACATCGACCAGGTGTCAGGTGAGATATTATCTATTTCGCAATTTACTCTTTATGCCAGAACTAAAAAAGGCAACCGTCCATCATTTATCGATGCCGCCAAACCAGACCATGGCGATAGAATGTACCAATTATTAAATGAAACATTGCGCAATGAATATGGGTTAAAGGTTGCTGAAGGTGAGTTTGGTGCTGATATGCAGGTATCATTAATCAATGACGGTCCAGTGACCATCATATTAGACTCGGATGAAGCTTAG